The following are encoded together in the Pedobacter sp. D749 genome:
- a CDS encoding aldose 1-epimerase family protein, with protein MITLENDYIKVSLAAKGAELQGLFSKETKLEYLWNANPKYWAKHSPVLFPIVGSLKNNSFNYEGKNYELPRHGFARDHIFSFEKISENEAVFTLTQNEDTLKVYPFDFELKLRYRLIGRKLNLTYEVRNTGTAELLFSIGAHPAFAVPNTPNTVYEDYYLAFNADEKLSYWKLEDGLVADETKNIELNAHQLKLKHDLFYNDALVFKTLQSNCISLLNTKNDYGLHFHFEDFPFFGIWAATDAPFVCLEPWCGVADGVNHDQELTHKEGIIKLDPGKNWSRFWEVECF; from the coding sequence ATGATAACTCTCGAAAACGACTATATAAAAGTTAGCCTGGCGGCTAAAGGCGCAGAACTTCAAGGTTTATTTAGCAAAGAAACCAAGCTGGAATATTTATGGAATGCCAACCCAAAGTATTGGGCAAAACATAGCCCGGTTTTATTTCCCATAGTTGGCTCATTAAAAAATAACAGTTTTAACTATGAAGGTAAAAATTATGAGTTACCCAGGCATGGATTTGCCCGCGACCATATATTCAGTTTCGAAAAAATAAGTGAAAACGAAGCTGTTTTTACGTTAACCCAAAATGAAGATACGTTAAAAGTATATCCCTTTGATTTCGAGCTGAAACTGAGGTACCGGCTAATCGGCAGGAAACTGAATTTAACTTATGAGGTAAGAAATACGGGTACTGCCGAACTTCTATTTTCCATTGGTGCGCATCCGGCATTTGCGGTACCAAACACGCCAAATACCGTTTACGAAGATTACTATCTGGCTTTTAATGCTGATGAGAAATTAAGCTATTGGAAACTTGAAGATGGCCTGGTGGCCGATGAAACCAAAAATATCGAGCTTAATGCACATCAGCTAAAGCTTAAACATGATTTGTTTTATAACGATGCGTTGGTTTTTAAAACCCTGCAAAGCAACTGCATTAGTTTGCTCAACACTAAAAATGATTATGGCCTCCATTTCCATTTTGAAGATTTTCCATTTTTTGGAATATGGGCGGCAACCGATGCGCCATTTGTATGTTTAGAGCCTTGGTGCGGAGTTGCTGATGGCGTTAACCACGATCAGGAATTAACCCACAAAGAGGGCATAATAAAGCTTGATCCAGGCAAAAACTGGTCGCGCTTTTGGGAAGTAGAGTGTTTTTAA
- a CDS encoding Crp/Fnr family transcriptional regulator: MELDFLRAHIHQIICLTDEEFEHAASFFTKRKYKKHQYIIQAGDVASQEHFVVKGIVKSSYTDNEGKEYILQLAMEEWWFSDPNAFNTGMPATLNVDCIEDTETLSISFENKEKLCDSSRKMEYFFRKKYTTGNMALQKRVLALLSNNAGERYKQWCNQYPSLQQRIPKTLIASYLGVTRETLSRLSL, translated from the coding sequence ATGGAATTAGATTTTTTAAGAGCACACATTCACCAGATTATCTGTTTAACAGATGAAGAATTTGAACATGCTGCATCTTTTTTTACCAAACGGAAATACAAAAAACATCAGTACATTATCCAGGCGGGTGATGTGGCCAGCCAGGAACATTTTGTTGTGAAAGGCATCGTAAAATCTTCATATACCGATAATGAAGGAAAAGAATATATTTTACAGTTGGCCATGGAAGAATGGTGGTTTTCAGACCCAAATGCTTTTAATACTGGCATGCCTGCCACTTTAAATGTAGACTGTATAGAAGATACCGAAACACTTTCCATCTCTTTTGAAAACAAGGAAAAGCTTTGTGACTCTTCACGCAAAATGGAATATTTTTTCAGGAAAAAGTATACGACAGGGAATATGGCTTTACAAAAGCGGGTATTGGCTTTATTGAGTAACAATGCCGGCGAGCGTTACAAACAATGGTGCAACCAATATCCATCTTTACAGCAAAGGATTCCGAAAACCCTTATTGCATCTTATCTTGGGGTAACCAGAGAAACATTAAGCAGGTTATCGCTTTAG